From Armatimonadota bacterium, one genomic window encodes:
- a CDS encoding fumarate reductase/succinate dehydrogenase flavoprotein subunit, whose amino-acid sequence MRTAYSVHDYDVIVIGAGGAGMRAAIEAAQQGARTAIICKSLLGKAHTVMAEGGAAAALGNVNPQDNWQVHFRDTMRGGKLLNNWRMAEIFAKEAPERILELEEWGAVFDRTKDGLISQRDFGGHRYARLAHVGDRTGLEIIRTLQYKLIHLNVDVFMEYTVTRLLTDGGRIAGAFGYRRDTGELQVFKAGAVVLATGGFGKVWKYTSMSWESTGDGIALALDAGADLLDVEMVQFHPTGMVWPPGARGILVTEGVRGDGGVLRNKDGRRFMFDYIPEFFKAETAETEAEADAWYTDKKNNRRPPELLPRDEVTRAIYAEVKAGRGSPHGGVFLDIASRRSADYIRKRLPSMYHQFLELAGVDITREPMEVYPTCHYSMGGIRVDAETQGATVPGLFAAGEVAAGLHGANRLGGNSLTDILVFGRRAGLYAAKHARELVHASDPLDDQIEEAARELLAPFAAAGGESPYAIQAELQEVMQEHVGIYRDEAGMRTALDKIQQLKRRARAVRAEGPREYNPGWHATRDLHSMLTVAEVVTLAALERKETRGGHSRTDYPAADPQWGKVNVVVRKVGGELQLDRVPIPEMPAELKALLEAT is encoded by the coding sequence ATGCGTACCGCCTACAGCGTGCACGACTACGATGTGATCGTGATCGGCGCCGGGGGCGCGGGGATGCGCGCCGCCATCGAGGCCGCCCAGCAGGGCGCCCGCACGGCCATCATCTGCAAGTCGCTGCTGGGCAAGGCCCACACCGTGATGGCCGAGGGCGGTGCCGCCGCCGCGCTGGGCAACGTCAACCCCCAGGACAACTGGCAGGTGCACTTCCGCGACACGATGCGCGGCGGGAAGCTGCTGAACAACTGGCGGATGGCGGAGATCTTCGCCAAAGAGGCCCCCGAGCGCATCCTGGAGCTGGAGGAGTGGGGGGCCGTCTTCGACCGGACGAAGGACGGCCTGATCTCGCAGCGCGACTTCGGCGGCCACCGCTACGCGCGGCTGGCCCACGTCGGCGACCGCACCGGCCTGGAGATCATCCGCACCCTGCAGTACAAACTCATCCATCTGAACGTGGATGTGTTCATGGAGTACACGGTCACGCGCCTGCTCACCGACGGCGGCCGCATCGCCGGCGCCTTCGGCTACCGCCGGGACACCGGGGAGCTGCAGGTCTTCAAGGCCGGGGCCGTGGTCCTGGCCACGGGCGGCTTCGGCAAGGTCTGGAAGTACACCTCGATGTCCTGGGAGTCCACCGGCGACGGCATCGCTCTGGCCCTGGACGCCGGGGCGGACCTGCTGGACGTGGAGATGGTCCAGTTCCATCCTACGGGCATGGTCTGGCCGCCCGGGGCGCGCGGCATCCTGGTCACCGAAGGGGTCCGCGGAGACGGCGGCGTGCTGCGGAACAAGGACGGCCGCCGGTTCATGTTCGACTACATCCCCGAGTTCTTCAAAGCGGAGACCGCCGAAACCGAGGCCGAAGCCGACGCCTGGTACACGGACAAGAAGAACAACCGCCGGCCGCCGGAGCTGCTGCCGCGCGACGAGGTGACCCGGGCGATCTACGCGGAGGTAAAGGCCGGCCGCGGCAGCCCCCACGGCGGGGTCTTCCTGGACATCGCCAGCCGGCGCAGCGCCGACTACATCCGGAAGCGGCTGCCCTCGATGTACCACCAGTTCCTGGAACTGGCCGGGGTGGACATCACACGCGAACCCATGGAGGTCTACCCGACCTGTCACTACAGCATGGGCGGGATCCGCGTCGACGCCGAGACCCAGGGGGCCACCGTCCCCGGACTCTTCGCCGCGGGCGAGGTGGCCGCGGGGCTGCACGGCGCCAACCGTCTGGGCGGCAACTCCCTCACCGATATCCTGGTCTTCGGCCGCCGGGCCGGGCTGTACGCCGCGAAGCACGCGCGGGAGCTCGTCCACGCCTCCGATCCCCTCGACGACCAGATCGAGGAGGCGGCCCGGGAGCTGCTGGCGCCCTTTGCCGCCGCGGGCGGGGAGAGCCCCTACGCGATCCAGGCCGAACTGCAGGAGGTCATGCAGGAGCACGTGGGGATCTACCGCGACGAGGCCGGGATGCGCACGGCGCTGGACAAGATCCAGCAGCTGAAGCGGCGGGCCCGGGCGGTGCGCGCCGAGGGGCCGCGCGAGTACAACCCGGGCTGGCACGCCACGCGCGATCTGCACTCCATGTTGACCGTGGCGGAGGTGGTTACGCTGGCGGCGCTGGAGCGGAAGGAGACGCGCGGCGGGCACAGCAGGACCGACTACCCGGCCGCCGACCCGCAGTGGGGGAAGGTGAATGTCGTCGTGCGCAAGGTCGGCGGGGAACTCCAGCTGGACCGGGTGCCCATTCCCGAGATGCCTGCGGAGCTCAAGGCGCTGCTGGAGGCTACGTAG
- a CDS encoding succinate dehydrogenase/fumarate reductase iron-sulfur subunit, with product MKPGEKVTLRVWRGSPAGGAFREYQVEVAPGMVVLDALRAAQAAEAPDLAIRWNCKAGKCGSCSAEVNGHPVLMCMTRLEEIREPGPVTVTPLKTFPLIKDLVTDVSFNYQKAKEIPPFTPGPKDPDGKRRMYQEDVERIQEFRKCIECFLCQNVCHVIRDHPEHKPAFAGPRFFIYLANLEMHPWDTVDRTDLIKGQAGIGFCNITKCCTEVCPEKIRITDNAIIPLKERVVDQHYDPILWLWRRVTGRR from the coding sequence ATGAAACCCGGGGAGAAGGTGACGCTCAGAGTCTGGCGGGGAAGCCCCGCGGGGGGCGCGTTCCGGGAGTACCAGGTGGAGGTGGCCCCGGGCATGGTGGTGCTCGACGCCCTGCGCGCGGCGCAGGCCGCGGAGGCGCCGGACCTGGCCATCCGCTGGAACTGCAAAGCGGGAAAGTGCGGCTCCTGCAGCGCGGAGGTCAACGGTCACCCGGTCCTGATGTGCATGACGCGGCTGGAGGAGATCCGCGAGCCGGGACCGGTCACGGTCACGCCGCTGAAGACCTTCCCCCTGATTAAGGATCTGGTCACCGACGTCTCCTTCAACTACCAGAAGGCCAAAGAGATTCCGCCCTTCACCCCGGGCCCGAAAGACCCCGACGGGAAGCGGCGCATGTATCAGGAGGATGTGGAGCGGATCCAGGAGTTCCGCAAGTGCATCGAGTGCTTCCTCTGCCAGAACGTCTGCCACGTCATCCGCGATCACCCGGAGCACAAGCCGGCCTTTGCCGGGCCGCGCTTCTTCATTTACCTGGCGAACCTGGAGATGCACCCCTGGGATACCGTGGACCGCACCGACCTGATCAAAGGGCAGGCCGGCATCGGCTTCTGCAACATCACCAAGTGCTGCACCGAAGTCTGCCCGGAGAAGATCCGCATCACGGACAACGCGATCATTCCGCTCAAGGAGCGGGTGGTGGACCAGCACTACGATCCGATCCTCTGGCTGTGGCGGAGGGTGACCGGGCGCAGGTAA
- a CDS encoding MFS transporter — protein sequence MSAPGPGSTFAALRHPNYRLFWTGMVVSLVGMWVQSTATGYFVWELTRSPFATSMTALFFGLPSTVFALFGGVVADRVDRRRLLLGTQGVFMASAVALAVLTFTDLVRVWHIYLIALVNGTVMAFDAPARQSMIPSLVSREDLTNAIALNSAAFNGSRVVGPPLGGIIYASFGPAWAFTVNAVTYPAILVALSLIRPASAVVRRLTNPWRDLREGLTFAARTPLIRGLLLMVALAGTFAFTYVVLMPVIASRVLGGGPRENGFLIGSAGVGATLGALGVATLGTPRRPGRLILGFGLTACAGLVLLAASRHLFLSMALTAFTAGAIMSFLSICNSTIQTYVPDALRGRIMSLYTFALIGSGPLNALLAGTLADTVGTPLAIAGSGVLMAASIAVIASRHRAMIDLDTIEPARTRGPALETAAR from the coding sequence GTACTTCGTCTGGGAACTCACCCGCTCGCCCTTCGCCACGAGCATGACCGCCCTGTTCTTCGGGTTGCCCAGCACCGTCTTCGCGCTCTTCGGGGGCGTCGTGGCCGACCGCGTGGATCGGCGGCGGCTGCTGCTGGGAACCCAAGGCGTCTTCATGGCCTCGGCGGTCGCCCTGGCCGTCCTCACCTTTACGGACCTGGTGCGGGTCTGGCACATCTACCTGATCGCGCTGGTGAACGGGACGGTCATGGCCTTTGACGCGCCGGCGCGCCAATCGATGATCCCGTCGCTGGTGTCGCGCGAGGACCTGACCAACGCCATCGCCCTGAACTCCGCGGCGTTCAACGGCAGCCGCGTCGTCGGTCCGCCCCTCGGGGGCATCATCTATGCGTCCTTCGGACCGGCCTGGGCCTTTACGGTCAACGCCGTCACCTATCCGGCCATCCTCGTCGCCCTGTCCTTGATCCGGCCGGCCTCCGCGGTCGTCCGCCGCCTGACCAATCCCTGGCGGGATCTCCGCGAGGGCCTGACCTTCGCCGCGCGCACGCCGCTCATCCGGGGGCTGCTCCTGATGGTGGCGCTGGCCGGGACCTTCGCCTTCACCTACGTGGTGCTGATGCCCGTCATCGCCAGCCGGGTGCTGGGCGGCGGGCCGAGGGAAAACGGCTTCCTGATCGGATCCGCCGGTGTGGGGGCGACGCTCGGGGCGCTGGGGGTGGCCACCCTCGGGACGCCGCGGCGCCCGGGGCGACTGATCCTGGGGTTTGGCCTGACCGCCTGCGCGGGGTTGGTGCTGCTGGCCGCCTCCCGCCACCTGTTCCTGTCCATGGCGCTCACCGCGTTTACGGCGGGCGCCATCATGTCGTTCCTGTCGATCTGCAACTCGACGATCCAGACCTACGTGCCGGACGCGCTGCGGGGCCGGATCATGAGCCTGTACACCTTCGCCCTCATCGGGAGCGGCCCGCTCAACGCGCTGCTGGCCGGGACGCTGGCGGACACCGTGGGGACGCCGCTGGCCATCGCCGGAAGCGGCGTGCTGATGGCGGCGTCCATCGCCGTCATCGCCTCGCGTCACCGGGCGATGATCGACCTCGATACCATCGAGCCTGCGCGGACACGGGGGCCGGCGCTGGAGACGGCCGCGCGCTAG